The Primulina tabacum isolate GXHZ01 chromosome 7, ASM2559414v2, whole genome shotgun sequence genome includes a window with the following:
- the LOC142550699 gene encoding protein FAR1-RELATED SEQUENCE 5-like, with the protein MANDVEEDTFSSQQKEPPPQPVAEEPVQDMPQSSADKHMYSEAELTFANIDEITQTLVSCLRMVDNNQLSLEEVEGDNNLEAGNVEVPNENSFVHVLESKLEVGVMNFFFRDYRCEVDYEYFGDVLLIDTTYRTNKYNLICAPFVGINHHMQNVLFGLTFMSDETQRFFEWLFATFLDSMNGRQPQTMFSDQCQAMMNAIETIFPLSHHHLCQWHINQNAPSHFGSLNGDSAFKGLWYKCMNHCDSEDEFESTWKYMIETYDLDGHKWLNDMYKLKKKWSTAFLNGRFSAGLLATSRSEVTDMVLKKAGNKMSSLYDFVLNYGKIQNNWREREKTEDTRCHHGNPAQILKNHPLLINASNVYTMSIYHLFEIEMVNSLNCKSVEPPFCFGNDWNWIQIKVNSHDENSRVRYVVFNKQSHEINCSCHKFETMGILCKHVLMVFNCMDVTVIP; encoded by the exons atggctaatgatgtaGAAGAAGATACATTCTCCTcccagcagaaagagccacctCCACAACCGGTTGCTGAAGAACCTGTTCAGGAtatgccacaatcatctgctgataAACACATGTATTCCGAGGCTGAATTAACTTTTGCCAATATTGATGAAATCACTCAGACA TTGGTTTCCTGCTTGAGAATGGTAGATAACAATCAACTGTCACTTGAAGAGGTGGAAGGAGACAACAATCTAGAAGCTGGAAATGTTGAGGTACCGAATGAAAACTCTTTTGTCCATGTTTTGGAGAGTAAATTGGAAGTGGG GGTGATGAATTTTTTCTTTAGGGACTATAGATGCGAGGTTGATTATGAATATTTTGGTGATGTCCTGTTGATTGATACAACATATAGAACAAAtaagtataatttaatatgtGCTCCATTTGTTGGTATAAATCACCATATGCAGAATGTATTGTTTGGCTTGACCTTTATGTCAGATGAAACTCAAAGGTtttttgaatggttgtttgcAACATTTCTTGATTCTATGAATGGACGACAACCACAAACTATGTTTTCAGACCAATGTCAAGCCATGATGAATGCCATAGAAACAATTTTTCCACTTTCACATCACCATTTATGTCAATGGCATATAAATCAAAATGCTCCTTCACATTTTGGGAGTTTAAATGGTGATTCTGCTTTTAAAGGATTGTGGTATAAATGCATGAATCATTGTGATTCTGAAGATGAATTTGAGAGCACATGGAAATATATGATTGAAACATATGATTTGGATGGTCATAAATGGTTGAATGATATGTACAAGCTTAAGAAGAAATGGTCTACTGCTTTTTTGAATGGAAGGTTTAGTGCGGGACTTTTGGCTACTTCAAGAAGTGAAGTCACGGATATGGTTTTAAAAAAGGCAGGTAACAAAATGAGTTCTTTGTATGACTTTGTGCTGAATTATGGGAAGATTCAAAATAACTGGCGGGAAAGGGAGAAGACTGAAGATACTCGTTGTCACCATGGTAATCCTGCACAGATTTTGAAAAACCATCCATTGTTGATTAATGCTTCTAATGTTTATACGATGTCTATATATCATCTATTCGAAATTGAAATGGTTAATTCATTGAATTGCAAATCGGTAGAACCACCATTTTGTTTTGGTAATGATTGGAATTGGATCCAAATCAAAGTAAATTCTCATGATGAAAATTCAAGGGTTCGATATGTGGTGTTCAATAAGCAGAGTCATGAAATAAATTGCAGTTGTCATAAGTTTGAGACAATGGGGATTTTGTGTAAGCATGTTTTGATGGTGTTTAATTGTATGGATGTCACTGTTATACCATAA
- the LOC142550700 gene encoding pectinesterase inhibitor-like — MVFSCLKNCSIIFVSLSLFLLINTNESFQGNENDLVNEICPKTRNPTFCYQNIGRLRNESLPELCKAALVPAQLLAELAADQARELLIQGRFPALNDKFKSCIGSYRQTNLDLFAVMGALNAGKYQSLPAEASAAFAESGACDKQFQPPSSEPAQVKKGTKDLLDGCSVVLVISQLLAGR; from the coding sequence ATGGTGTTTTCTTGTCTCAAAAACTGCTCGATCATCTTCGTTTCTCTCTCGCTATTCCTTCTAATCAACACCAACGAGTCGTTTCAAGGGAATGAAAATGATCTAGTGAATGAAATTTGCCCCAAGACCCGTAATCCCACCTTCTGTTACCAGAATATAGGGAGACTCAGAAACGAGAGCCTGCCCGAGCTATGCAAGGCAGCACTCGTGCCGGCACAGTTGTTAGCCGAATTAGCGGCGGACCAGGCTCGTGAGCTTCTCATTCAGGGGAGATTTCCGGCGCTCAATGACAAATTCAAGTCATGTATAGGCAGCTATCGGCAGACCAATCTTGATCTGTTCGCAGTGATGGGGGCTTTGAATGCGGGGAAGTATCAAAGCCTGCCTGCCGAAGCATCTGCGGCGTTCGCAGAATCCGGAGCTTGTGATAAACAGTTCCAGCCGCCGTCCAGCGAGCCTGCTCAGGTGAAGAAGGGGACCAAGGATTTGCTGGATGGTTGTAGCGTAGTGTTGGTTATTTCTCAACTTTTAGCAGGGCGTTAA